In the Pseudomonas sp. DTU_2021_1001937_2_SI_NGA_ILE_001 genome, one interval contains:
- the plsY gene encoding glycerol-3-phosphate 1-O-acyltransferase PlsY, producing MFWLLAILAYLLGSLSFAILLSRLSGSPDPRASGSGNAGATNMLRLAGKKLAILTLAGDLCKGLLPVLIAQHYGLGHGQQAWVGLCAVLGHLFPLYFRFKGGKGVATAAGMLLGLYPPAAALAVAVWLLTFYLTRTSSLAALIATPLTLPLLAWQEPRALLPVSLLTLLIVWRHRGNLRDLLAGRERHF from the coding sequence ATGTTTTGGTTACTGGCGATACTCGCCTACCTGCTTGGCTCACTGTCCTTCGCCATCCTGCTCAGCCGCCTCAGCGGCAGCCCGGACCCGCGCGCCAGCGGCTCGGGCAATGCCGGCGCCACCAACATGCTGCGCCTGGCGGGCAAGAAGCTCGCCATCCTGACCCTGGCCGGCGATCTTTGCAAAGGCCTGTTGCCCGTACTAATCGCCCAGCACTACGGCTTGGGCCACGGCCAACAGGCCTGGGTCGGCCTATGCGCAGTGCTCGGCCATCTGTTTCCGCTGTATTTCCGCTTCAAGGGCGGCAAGGGCGTGGCCACTGCCGCCGGCATGCTGCTGGGCCTCTACCCGCCCGCCGCCGCACTGGCCGTGGCCGTGTGGCTGCTGACCTTCTACCTGACCCGCACCAGCTCGCTGGCGGCGTTGATCGCCACCCCCCTGACCCTGCCGCTGCTGGCCTGGCAGGAACCCCGCGCCTTGTTGCCGGTGAGCCTGTTGACGCTGCTCATCGTGTGGCGCCACCGGGGCAATCTACGCGACCTGCTGGCCGGGCGCGAACGACATTTCTGA
- the tsaD gene encoding tRNA (adenosine(37)-N6)-threonylcarbamoyltransferase complex transferase subunit TsaD: protein MLVLGLETSCDETGVALYDSERGLLADALFSQIDLHRVYGGVVPELASRDHVKRMLPLIRQVLAEADRVATDIDAIAYTAGPGLVGALLVGASCAQALAFAWDIPALGVHHMEGHLLAPMLEAQPPQFPFVALLVSGGHTQLVRVDGIGQYELMGESLDDAAGEAFDKTAKMMGLRYPGGPEIAKLAASGVPGRFTFPRPMTDRPGLAFSFSGLKTFALNTWQQCQASGDDSEQTRCDIALAFQEAVVETLTIKCKRALKQAGLNSLVIAGGVSANKALRASLESMLAGLKGQVFYARPQFCTDNGAMIAYAGCQRLLAGQKEGLGIHVQARWPMEQLPSL from the coding sequence ATGCTAGTACTGGGATTAGAAACCTCCTGCGACGAAACCGGCGTCGCCCTCTACGACAGCGAGCGCGGCCTGCTGGCCGATGCGCTGTTCAGCCAGATCGACCTGCACCGGGTCTACGGTGGCGTGGTGCCCGAGCTGGCCTCGCGTGATCACGTCAAGCGCATGCTGCCGCTGATCCGCCAGGTGCTGGCTGAAGCCGACCGCGTGGCCACTGATATCGACGCCATCGCCTACACCGCCGGCCCCGGCCTGGTCGGTGCGCTGCTGGTCGGCGCCTCCTGCGCCCAGGCCCTGGCCTTCGCCTGGGACATCCCGGCGCTGGGCGTGCATCACATGGAAGGTCACCTGCTGGCGCCGATGCTGGAGGCGCAGCCGCCGCAGTTTCCGTTCGTCGCCTTGCTGGTGTCGGGCGGCCATACCCAGCTGGTGCGGGTCGATGGCATCGGCCAGTACGAGCTGATGGGCGAGTCGCTGGACGACGCCGCCGGTGAAGCCTTCGACAAGACCGCCAAGATGATGGGCCTGCGCTACCCCGGTGGCCCGGAAATCGCCAAGCTGGCCGCCAGTGGCGTGCCAGGGCGTTTCACCTTTCCGCGGCCGATGACCGACCGCCCTGGCCTGGCGTTCAGCTTCAGCGGCCTGAAGACCTTCGCCCTGAACACCTGGCAGCAGTGCCAGGCGTCTGGCGACGACAGCGAACAAACCCGTTGCGACATCGCCCTGGCCTTCCAGGAGGCGGTCGTGGAGACTCTGACCATCAAGTGCAAGCGCGCCCTCAAGCAGGCCGGGCTGAACAGCCTGGTGATCGCCGGTGGGGTGAGTGCCAACAAGGCGCTACGGGCTTCGCTGGAAAGCATGCTGGCGGGCCTCAAGGGCCAGGTGTTCTACGCCCGCCCGCAATTCTGCACCGACAACGGCGCGATGATCGCCTACGCCGGTTGCCAGCGTTTGCTGGCCGGGCAGAAGGAAGGCCTGGGCATTCATGTGCAGGCACGTTGGCCAATGGAGCAGTTGCCCAGCCTTTAA
- the rpsU gene encoding 30S ribosomal protein S21 gives MPAVKVKENEPFDVALRRFKRSCEKAGVLAEVRSREFYEKPTAERKRKAAAAVKRHAKKVQREQRRAVRLY, from the coding sequence ATGCCAGCCGTCAAAGTAAAAGAGAACGAACCCTTCGACGTAGCTCTGCGTCGTTTCAAGCGCTCCTGCGAAAAAGCCGGTGTTCTGGCTGAAGTTCGTAGCCGCGAATTCTACGAGAAGCCAACTGCCGAGCGTAAGCGCAAAGCAGCGGCTGCCGTTAAGCGTCACGCCAAGAAAGTTCAGCGCGAACAGCGCCGCGCCGTTCGTCTGTACTAA